In one window of Longimicrobium sp. DNA:
- a CDS encoding HIT family protein, with amino-acid sequence MANATSEKFGFPGTLVAETAHWSVLVRPQQVTLGSLVLVCREPATAFGAVSPQAFTDLHGVVARVERMLRDFVGYEKINYLMLMMVDPDVHFHVFPRYAGQREHAGVAFPDAGWPGPPALAQAVQPEAAVLDGLVAALRSRWPAGESA; translated from the coding sequence ATGGCGAACGCCACATCGGAAAAGTTCGGCTTCCCCGGCACGCTCGTCGCCGAGACGGCGCACTGGTCCGTGCTGGTCCGCCCGCAGCAGGTCACGCTCGGCTCCCTCGTCCTCGTCTGCCGCGAACCGGCCACCGCCTTCGGCGCGGTGAGCCCGCAAGCCTTCACCGACCTGCACGGAGTGGTCGCGCGCGTGGAGCGCATGCTGCGGGACTTCGTGGGCTACGAAAAGATCAACTACCTGATGCTCATGATGGTTGATCCGGACGTGCACTTCCACGTCTTCCCGCGCTATGCCGGGCAGCGCGAGCATGCCGGCGTCGCCTTTCCCGATGCCGGCTGGCCCGGCCCACCCGCGCTGGCGCAGGCGGTGCAGCCCGAGGCGGCGGTGCTCGACGGCCTGGTCGCGGCGCTGCGGTCGCGCTGGCCGGCGGGGGAGAGCGCGTGA